The window AGCGAAGAGCTCTGGTGGAAGTGGGCGCGGTGGGGGTTCGAGGACTTCTACGCCCGCGTGCTGCCGCATCCGACGACGTACGGGGCGTCGTTCGATCCCGAGGTCTGGAAGCAGATCTCGAACGAGATGGCGCTCGAGGCCGGGGTCGCGCTGCGGATGCATTCCTGGTTCTCGCGCCCCGCGGTCGAGGACGGCCGCGTGCGCGCGGTGGTGGTGGAGACGAAAGAAGGGCGGCAGGCGATCGCGGGCCGGCTGTTCATCGACGCCACCGGCGACGGCGACGTCTACGCGGGGGCGGGCGCGCCGCACATCAAGGGCGCCTACATGATGACGCTCGTCCACCGCCTCGCCGACGTGGACACCGCGCGCGCGACGCAGTTCGAGCGGGAGCATCCGGAGGAGGCGAAGCGGCTCAACCACCAGGTCAAGCAGATCTTCGGCGCGTCGTGGGACTTGTGGTGGCTGCGCACGCCGCGGGACGGCGTCGTCTGGTGCAACACGCCGCACGTCTTCGGGCTCGACGGTCTGAAGGTGGACGACCTCACGCGCCTCGAGGTGGAGTGCCGGCAGCGGTTTGTGAAGGCCGCGGCGTGGCTGCGCGAACACTTTCCGGGCTTCGAGCGTTCGTACATCCTGGACGCCGCGCCGCAGGCCGGTGTGCGGCAGACGCGCCTTCTGCTCGGCGAATACGTGCTGACCAAAGAGGACATCGTCGAGCGGCGGGCGTTCCCGGACGTGATCGGGCGCGGCCGCGACTACTACATGCCGTACCGCAGCCTGCTGCCGGTGGGCGTCGAGGGCCTGCTCGTCGCGGGGCGCCACTACTCCGCGACGCCGGAGGCGCAGAAGATCAGCCGCGAGATCCCGCCCTGCATGGTGATGGGCGAGGCGGCGGGGACCGCCGCCGCGATCGCGGTGGCGGCCGGCGTCGAGCCGCGGAGCGTCAACGTCGGCGAGCTCCAAGAACGCCTCACCGCCCGCGGCGCGATCCTCGGTTCGCCGATCGCCGCCGCGGCGCGGTACGGGGGCGGGTCGTGAACGACGCCGCGCGCCGCGAGGCCGGCATCCGCCTCACCAAGGACGGACCGCTCGCGCGGGTGACCATCGACCGGCCGCAGGTCATGAACGCACTGAGCCGGGCCGCGCACGCGGCGCTCTCCTCCATCTGGGACGACATCCGGGACGATGCGGACATCCGTGTTGCGATTCTCACGGGCGCGGGTACCCGGGCGTTCTGCGCCGGTACCGATCTCAAGGATCCCGAAGCAAAGAACGGCGTCCCGTACCTCTGGGACGGCCCGCGCCTCGGCGCCGGCGGCCTCTCGTTCCGGCGCGACCTCTTGAAGCCGGTGATCGCCGCGGTGAACGGCCTTGCGCTCGGGACGGGCTTTGAGCTGGCGCTCGCGTGCGATCTTATTATCGCGGCCGAGCACGCGGAATTCGGGTTTCCCGAGCCCCGCGTCGGCTACATGGCGCTCGACGGCGGCATCGCGATGCTGACGCGCCAGGTGCCGTACAAGATCGCGATGGGAATGCTGCTCACCGGCCGCCGCGTAAGCGCGCGGGACGGCCACGCCGCGGGATTCGTCAACGAGGTGGCTTCCTCGGACGGCCTCACGTCGGCCGCCGAGAAATGGGCGGCCGACGTCGTCGCCTGCGCGCCGCTGTCGGTGGAGGGCA of the bacterium genome contains:
- a CDS encoding FAD-dependent oxidoreductase; translation: MKTVHEPARDVPVVAEADVVVVGGGPAGIAAAVAAARNGAKAMIVERYGYLGGLASGGMVLLLDDMCDQGGRTVGGIGHEIVERMVAAGGCVVPPLEECFRRSEELWWKWARWGFEDFYARVLPHPTTYGASFDPEVWKQISNEMALEAGVALRMHSWFSRPAVEDGRVRAVVVETKEGRQAIAGRLFIDATGDGDVYAGAGAPHIKGAYMMTLVHRLADVDTARATQFEREHPEEAKRLNHQVKQIFGASWDLWWLRTPRDGVVWCNTPHVFGLDGLKVDDLTRLEVECRQRFVKAAAWLREHFPGFERSYILDAAPQAGVRQTRLLLGEYVLTKEDIVERRAFPDVIGRGRDYYMPYRSLLPVGVEGLLVAGRHYSATPEAQKISREIPPCMVMGEAAGTAAAIAVAAGVEPRSVNVGELQERLTARGAILGSPIAAAARYGGGS
- a CDS encoding enoyl-CoA hydratase-related protein, translated to MNDAARREAGIRLTKDGPLARVTIDRPQVMNALSRAAHAALSSIWDDIRDDADIRVAILTGAGTRAFCAGTDLKDPEAKNGVPYLWDGPRLGAGGLSFRRDLLKPVIAAVNGLALGTGFELALACDLIIAAEHAEFGFPEPRVGYMALDGGIAMLTRQVPYKIAMGMLLTGRRVSARDGHAAGFVNEVASSDGLTSAAEKWAADVVACAPLSVEGTKQIAMEGRDLPGWAAPRWFPRRVMEAVASEDSEEGTRAFREKRPPRWKGR